The genome window ATCAATAAGAAGACGTACATTCTCATAGGCTGCATTGCGAATGGAAGTGCTTTGGCCCATCACGGTTTCCATTTCATCCAGGAGCAGAATTAAACCATTGTGGCCGATGTGGTGCAAAAACAAGATCAACGAGTTCATAAACTGCTTGCTGTTGGCTTTGTTGAGAAACTCATAGACGCAAAAAGGCTTTAGTTCCCGTTTGGTAACCTTGCCACCTTCAAACCAGTGAAAAAGAACCTCACGATCAGCATCACGCTTTTCTTCCTCTTCATGGGGCAAAGGGGCAAAACGGTTGTTTATAAGTGCGGCCAGGGCATTGGCAAAATTGATATCCATGCCGGGAATATTTCTGAACTCATCGGTAAGGGCAACCCTGTCTTTTTGGGCTTCATCCTTTTGGCCCTGAATAGGGGGCAGTGCTAAATTTTGAAGCCATTCCTCCAGCATGTTTCTTATGCCGGTCCCTTTAAAATTACCCTGAAGCTGGCTTACTATAGTCTGGTAAACGGTTTCAAACTTATGTATGGGAACTTCCCGTGTGAGTACCACAAAAGAGACAGCAAACCCTTTTTCCATGGCGAGATGTTTGATCACCGACATAAAATGAGTTTTTCCGTCACCATAATCACCGCTGATAAAGCGAACCTTGGACCCGCCTTTACCAATGTAATGTTCCAGATCATCCTCAATAAAGGTAAGCCAGTTTTGCCGTCCCACGGTAAAAAGGGGAACATAGTCAATTGGCACACTGCCCTTGCGAAGCTGCTCAATAATGGAACGTGCCTGAAAGGGTTCTAACTGATTGACGTCTTCCTTTGATATCATTGCTGTTATTCCTGTTGGTTATGAAAGGAGATTGATGTGATCCGCCTTGATTCTCCCTGACTGTCAATGAGCCACAGAGATTGACCACGCCCTGGGGTGAGCTGAAGCTCATACCCTTCTTTGAGTGTCCCGCCGATGCCGGCCTGGAAATAGCGCCATATATCAACGGAAAACTGATCCAGGCTGTAACCCTTGAATTTGCCTTTGTCCATGTTTTGGAAAAAAGTTTTTGCCTGTAAAAACATGACATACTCAAAATAAAACTTTTGAATGGAAACCGGATCGCCTAAAGTTAATTTTTCCTTTTCAATTAATTCCAAATAAACCCGGCAAAGGGAATCAATAAATTTTTGAGGATCATAAGGACGGTCATAAAGCTGATGCTTAAGTCTTAAAATTGCCGTTAAAATACGCCTGGGATCAATGGATTTAAGCACTTTTTTATTAAGTTTGGTGCAACGGCCGCTAAAATCAATTTCGCCATTAATACCTTTAAGAACAGCAAACTTGGGGAAATCCACCTGGATTTCAAGTTCAGATTCCTGGCAAAGCCTAGTCAAATCTTCAATAAGCTCAATCCTGTATTGCTCCACTTTCTCATTTGCATAACTGCCTAATGATTCAAAAATCGGTACACAGGTTTCAAGAATTTCATCTTCTTTGATATCTTCTGCAATTTTGCTTTTAAGTAATTCATCCAGCCTGAGGAAATCGTCTCTGTCGGCACACCGGATGCATAGTTTTATAAATTCAGACTTTTTTATTTTCTGATTAAGATCTCTTTGATAGGGCTGTACTATCTGTTTTAACTCATCTTGAATATTTTCAAGAAAGTTTGTATCTTCTATCATTCATTACCCTTTCTTCTTCCGGTTTTTATTTTATAAATAACCAATACCTTGCAAAAATTTGATCTGTGCATTAAAAATACATTTATTAGCCACAGACGCACACAAACATTTTGCTCTGCCGACATATGGTAGTCCGCGTGTGTTTGTGTGGGTCGAGCGAGCATAGCGAGCGGGTGGCTAATTATTTTCATGCACAGGGCGACGAAATCCTTCTACCCGCACAACTTTCAAAAATTTAATTTTTTGTCAATTTTGATGGTGTATTTCCTAAAACTTACAATCTAAAACTTATTCACATAACAGGTTCCGAACCTGCCAGCAGGCGTTTTATATTTTCCCGGTGCCTATAATATATTAAAATTCCAATAATTACTGCAAATTCTGTTATGATCAAAGATCCTGAGAATTTCCATACAGCCGGGGGAAGCACGGCAGTTGCGGCAAGAGATCCGACTGATACACGGTTAAAACAGCAAACAAACAGAATAAATATAAGTAGAGCTGTAAATGATGCCATAGGTGAAAGCACAAAAAAACAGCCTGCTGCTGTGGCAACTCCTTTTCCGCCGCCTTTAAATTTCATGTAAACAGGATAAAGATGCCCCAGGAATGCGAAAAATGCAACCATGGAGAGGCCTATCTGTCCCCAGGTTGCATCATAATTCCCGGTTGCGTTTGAGAGCGCACAGCCAAAATAT of Desulfosarcina sp. BuS5 contains these proteins:
- a CDS encoding BREX system ATP-binding domain-containing protein; this translates as MISKEDVNQLEPFQARSIIEQLRKGSVPIDYVPLFTVGRQNWLTFIEDDLEHYIGKGGSKVRFISGDYGDGKTHFMSVIKHLAMEKGFAVSFVVLTREVPIHKFETVYQTIVSQLQGNFKGTGIRNMLEEWLQNLALPPIQGQKDEAQKDRVALTDEFRNIPGMDINFANALAALINNRFAPLPHEEEEKRDADREVLFHWFEGGKVTKRELKPFCVYEFLNKANSKQFMNSLILFLHHIGHNGLILLLDEMETVMGQSTSIRNAAYENVRLLIDNSESSQYLHIFFSIIPDILMSEKGFKSYDALWSRVRSIGESGKLNYRGVLVNIHQTPLKTDELVDLGRCLRTIHGISYRWDPMDLVSDELMEKICTNQKRMGVISEVRLFIKQLIHILDMVEQGQTPEDMDMGKQIIETKREMDAEKIEQLQPSWDT
- the plsY gene encoding glycerol-3-phosphate 1-O-acyltransferase PlsY, whose protein sequence is MNIFIILKFLGLIITAYLLGSIPFGLILTSRFTSIDIRKNGSRNIGATNVKRLAGKKLGIITLAADMLKGAIPVYFGCALSNATGNYDATWGQIGLSMVAFFAFLGHLYPVYMKFKGGGKGVATAAGCFFVLSPMASFTALLIFILFVCCFNRVSVGSLAATAVLPPAVWKFSGSLIITEFAVIIGILIYYRHRENIKRLLAGSEPVM